Proteins from one Limanda limanda chromosome 4, fLimLim1.1, whole genome shotgun sequence genomic window:
- the pmepa1 gene encoding protein TMEPAI, whose translation MLNLMGVPNNTTAANVSSCTCNCKRFTSLQSMEITQLEFVQILVIVVVMMVMVVVITCLLNHYRLSARSLLSRHAPTRRRHLPLANEGSLWSSEGTGANGGLNEVYNPRPPDRGVHSSYLQREPPHGQSQPALQSQRFQHTYAPSRFQPTYPYLPQSLIDLPPTISLSDGEEPPPYQGPCTLQLRDPEQQMELNRESVRAPPNRTVFDSHPLDPSNSCLQASLQAPPPSVHSGISVLEAQEALSRHQKQSSRVEGAPPAYSEVIGHYYHPTALNSSHNHRTVPSAQAPPSSLIHGLIRPPPQQQGSVDNRNARNTKEKSQKPQQV comes from the exons ATGTTGAACTTGATGGGAGTTCCCAACAACACCACCGCCGCCAATGTCTCGTCGTGCACTTGTAACTGCAAGCGCTTCACCTCGCTGCAGAGCATGGAGATCA CCCAGCTGGAGTTCGTCCAGATCCTGGTGAtcgtggtggtgatgatggtgatggtggtggtcaTCACCTGTCTGTTGAACCACTACCGCCTATCAGCACGCTCGCTgctctccagacacgcccccACGCGCAGGAGACACCTGCCGCTGGCCAAC GAGGGCAGTCTGTGGTCGTCTGAGGGCACCGGGGCAAACGGTGGTCTGAACGAG GTGTACAACCCTCGCCCTCCGGACCGCGGCGTCCACTCGTCCTACCTGCAGCGGGAGCCGCCGCACGGCCAGTCGCAGCCCGCCCTCCAGTCGCAGCGCTTCCAGCACACGTACGCCCCGAGTCGCTTCCAGCCGACGTACCCCTACCTGCCCCAGAGCCTCATCGACCTCCCCCCCACCATCTCCCTCTCAGACGGGGAGGAGCCGCCGCCCTACCAGGGGCCGTGCACCCTGCAGCTCCGAGACCCGGAGCAACAGATGGAGCTGAACCGCGAGTCGGTCCGAGCGCCGCCCAACAGAACCGTGTTCGACTCGCACCCCCTCGACCCATCCAACTCCTGTCTGCAGGCCAG TCTGCAGGCTCCTCCCCCGAGCGTCCATTCGGGCATCAGTGTGTTAGAAGCCCAGGAGGCCTTGTCCCGGCACCAGAAGCAGAGCTCTCGAGTGGAGGGAGCCCCCCCGGCCTACAGCGAGGTGATCGGGCACTACTACCACCCGACCGCCCTGAACTCCAGCCACAACCATCGGACTGTTCCATCCGCACAAGCGCCCCCGTCCTCGCTCATACATGGTCTGATCCGACCTCCGCCTCAGCAGCAAGGAAGTGTGGACAACAGGAACGCAAGGAATACAAAGGAGAAATCCCAGAAGCCCCAGCAAGTGTGA